The following coding sequences lie in one Acropora palmata chromosome 3, jaAcrPala1.3, whole genome shotgun sequence genomic window:
- the LOC141875659 gene encoding solute carrier family 66 member 2-like, with protein sequence MESNLNSLRDPVEIAASLENSKEGFLTILIQTVSWVSSAAMIVGAVVPYLPQYWDIWQSRDAEGFSLHVCLALLVANILRIFFWFGRHFELPLLLQSFIMIVAMLAMLQLCTKIRRESDMSAKKRSFLDFQRRHFWDWTHFSDYLLCVLIFITVGGYITYLFVSFPMFVESVGFLAVFSEAILGVPQFYRNHINQSIVGMSVKMVVMWLSGDVFKTCYFIVKIAPVQFWVCGLLQISIDIAILLQVYKFGSQERSHVK encoded by the exons ATGGAGTCAAATTTGAATTCTCTACGTGATCCTGTTGAAATAGCCGCAAGTTTAGAGAATTCCAAAGAGGGATTCTTGACGATATTGATTCAAACTGTTTCGTGGGTCTCATCTGCCGCTATGATTGTTGGTGCTGTTGTTCCTTATCTTCCTCAATATTGGGATATTTGGCAAAGTAGAGACGCAGAAGGTTTCTCGTTACATGTGTGCTTGGCATTGCTTGTCGCGAACATCCttagaatattcttttg GTTTGGTCGCCATTTTGAGCTGCCTTTATTACTTCAAAGCTTCATTATGATTGTTGCAATGCTTGCAATGTTACAACTCTGCACTAAAATCAGACGAGAAAGTGACATGAGTGCAAAGAAGAGGTCATTTTTAG ATTTTCAGAGAAGACACTTTTGGGATTGGACACATTTTTCAGATTATTTGCTGTGTGTTTTGATATTTATCACTGTTGGTGGTTATATCACCTACTTGTTTGTTAGCTTTCCAATGTTTGTGGAATCTGTTGGATTTCTGGCGGTCTTTTCAGAGGCAATACTTGGGGTTCCTCAATTCTACCGCAATCACATCAATCAGTCCATTGTGGGAATGAG TGTGAAAATGGTAGTAATGTGGCTGTCTGGAGATGTGTTCAAAACTTGCTACTTTATTGTAAAGATTGCTCCTGTCCAATTTTGGGTTTGTGGACTTCTTCAAATATCCATTGATATTGCAATACTGCTTCAGGTTTATAAGTTTGGATCACAGGAGAGAAGTCATgtcaaataa